From Streptosporangium album, the proteins below share one genomic window:
- the lpdA gene encoding dihydrolipoyl dehydrogenase — protein MSTHYDVVVLGAGPGGYVAAIRAAQLGLSTAIVEERYWGGVCLNVGCIPSKALLRNAELAHLFTHEAKTYGIRVEGQVTFDYGEAFKRSRKVADGRVKGVHYLMKKNGITEYDGRGTFTDANTLQVAGRDGGTETVTFDHCIIAAGATTKLLPGTSLTERVVTYEEQILSEKLPDSIVIAGAGAIGVEFAYVLHNYGVKVTIVEFLDRIVPLEDEEVSAELARRYKRLGIEVLTSTRVESIDDSGERVRVTVSRDGGQQVLEADKVMQAIGFQPRVEGYGLERTGVALTGRGAIDIDGRGRTNVPHIFAIGDVTAKLMLAHAAESMGIIAAETIAGAETMELDYVMIPRATYCQPQIASFGFTEAQARELGYDVKVAKFPFTANGKAHGLGDVTGFVKILSDGEHGELIGAHLIGPEVTELLPELTLAQQWDLTVHEVARNVHAHPTLGEAVKEAIHGLAGHMINM, from the coding sequence ATGAGCACTCACTATGACGTCGTCGTCCTCGGTGCGGGCCCGGGCGGCTACGTGGCCGCCATCCGAGCCGCGCAGCTGGGACTCAGCACCGCGATCGTTGAGGAACGTTACTGGGGTGGCGTCTGCCTCAATGTGGGATGTATCCCCTCAAAAGCGCTGTTGCGCAATGCCGAACTCGCCCACCTGTTCACGCACGAGGCCAAGACGTACGGCATCCGCGTCGAGGGCCAGGTCACCTTCGACTACGGCGAGGCCTTCAAGCGCAGCCGCAAGGTCGCCGACGGGCGCGTCAAGGGCGTGCACTACCTGATGAAGAAGAACGGCATCACCGAGTACGACGGCCGGGGCACCTTCACCGACGCCAACACGCTCCAGGTGGCCGGCCGGGACGGCGGCACGGAGACGGTGACGTTCGACCACTGCATCATCGCGGCGGGCGCGACCACGAAGCTGCTGCCGGGGACGTCGCTGACCGAGCGGGTCGTGACGTACGAGGAGCAGATCCTGAGCGAGAAGCTCCCCGACAGCATCGTCATCGCGGGGGCGGGCGCGATCGGGGTCGAGTTCGCCTACGTGCTGCACAACTACGGCGTCAAGGTGACGATCGTGGAGTTCCTCGACCGCATCGTCCCCCTGGAGGACGAGGAGGTCTCGGCCGAGCTGGCGCGGCGCTACAAGCGGCTCGGCATCGAGGTGCTGACCTCGACCCGTGTGGAGTCCATCGACGACTCCGGCGAGCGGGTGCGGGTGACGGTCTCCCGCGATGGAGGGCAACAGGTCCTCGAGGCCGACAAGGTCATGCAGGCGATCGGCTTCCAGCCCCGCGTGGAGGGCTACGGCCTGGAGCGCACCGGGGTGGCCCTGACCGGCCGCGGCGCCATCGACATCGACGGCCGGGGCCGTACGAACGTGCCGCACATCTTCGCCATCGGCGACGTGACCGCCAAGCTGATGCTCGCGCACGCGGCCGAGTCCATGGGGATCATCGCCGCGGAGACCATCGCGGGCGCGGAGACGATGGAGCTCGACTATGTGATGATCCCGCGGGCGACGTACTGCCAGCCCCAGATCGCGAGCTTCGGCTTCACCGAGGCGCAGGCCCGCGAGCTGGGCTATGACGTGAAGGTGGCCAAGTTCCCGTTCACCGCCAACGGCAAGGCCCACGGCCTGGGCGACGTCACGGGGTTCGTCAAGATCCTCAGTGACGGTGAGCACGGAGAGCTGATCGGCGCCCATCTGATCGGACCCGAGGTCACCGAGCTGCTGCCCGAGCTGACGTTGGCCCAGCAGTGGGACCTGACGGTCCATGAGGTGGCGCGTAACGTGCACGCCCACCCCACGCTGGGTGAGGCGGTCAAGGAGGCGATCCACGGCCTGGCGGGTCACATGATCAACATGTGA
- a CDS encoding GNAT family N-acetyltransferase, which yields MTTVRPYRPDDRAALYDICVRTAHDGGDSRHIYPDLAAYPAHLHIDLLPDHRRRGHGRALMNAFLDALHHKGVSAVHLGMVTVNTPARAFYDRLGFHEIQVADPGPLTYLGRGTDRDLARRHRWCAIVEDQLADEADRRTPARRNTDP from the coding sequence ATGACCACTGTCCGGCCGTACCGTCCCGACGACCGCGCCGCGCTCTACGACATCTGCGTGCGGACCGCGCACGACGGCGGCGACTCCCGGCACATCTACCCCGACCTGGCCGCCTACCCGGCGCATCTGCACATCGACCTGCTCCCGGACCACCGGCGCAGGGGCCACGGCCGTGCGCTGATGAACGCCTTCCTCGACGCGCTGCACCACAAGGGGGTATCGGCCGTACATCTCGGCATGGTCACCGTCAACACCCCGGCCAGGGCCTTCTACGACCGTCTCGGCTTCCACGAGATCCAGGTGGCCGATCCCGGCCCGCTCACCTACCTCGGCCGGGGAACGGACCGTGATCTGGCGCGCCGGCATCGCTGGTGCGCGATCGTGGAGGATCAACTCGCCGACGAGGCGGACCGGCGGACCCCGGCCAGGCGGAACACGGATCCCTGA
- the rfbB gene encoding dTDP-glucose 4,6-dehydratase — MKVLVIGGAGFIGSHYVRALGADGTAVTVLDKLTYAGNPANLEGTAHDFVHGDICDAGLLADLVPGHDVVVNFAAESHVDRSIDGAGEFVRTNVLGTQTLMQACLDAGTPKVVQVSTDEVYGSIDVGSWKEDAPIRPRSPYSAAKAGGDMIALAYAVTHGLPVSVTRCGNNYGPYQYPEKVIPLFVTNLLQGRKVPLYGDGGNVRDWIHVDDHCAGIRLVAERGEPGEVYHIAGTAELTNTELTTRLLAACDAGWDMVEYVEDRKGHDRRYSLDDSRLRALGYRPAISFERGLADTVRWYTDNPDWWKAATAQRGGENA, encoded by the coding sequence ATGAAGGTCCTGGTCATCGGGGGGGCTGGGTTCATCGGCTCCCACTACGTCCGCGCGCTCGGCGCCGACGGCACCGCCGTAACCGTTCTCGACAAGCTCACCTACGCCGGCAACCCGGCGAACCTGGAGGGCACCGCCCACGACTTCGTGCACGGCGACATCTGCGACGCGGGACTCCTGGCCGACCTGGTGCCCGGCCACGACGTCGTCGTCAACTTCGCGGCCGAGTCCCATGTGGATCGCTCCATCGACGGTGCCGGGGAGTTCGTGCGGACCAACGTGCTCGGCACGCAGACCCTGATGCAGGCGTGTCTCGACGCGGGCACCCCGAAGGTGGTGCAGGTGTCCACCGACGAGGTCTACGGGTCGATCGACGTCGGCTCCTGGAAGGAGGACGCGCCGATACGGCCGCGCTCGCCGTACTCGGCGGCCAAGGCGGGCGGCGACATGATCGCCCTCGCCTACGCGGTCACCCACGGCCTGCCGGTCTCCGTCACCCGCTGCGGCAACAACTACGGGCCCTACCAGTATCCGGAGAAGGTGATCCCGCTCTTCGTCACCAATCTCCTCCAGGGACGCAAGGTCCCGCTCTACGGCGACGGCGGCAACGTCAGGGACTGGATCCACGTCGACGACCACTGCGCGGGCATCCGGCTCGTCGCCGAGCGGGGTGAGCCCGGGGAGGTCTACCACATCGCCGGTACGGCGGAGCTGACCAACACCGAGCTCACCACCCGGCTGCTGGCGGCCTGCGACGCCGGCTGGGACATGGTCGAGTACGTCGAGGACCGCAAGGGGCACGACCGCCGCTACTCCCTGGACGACTCCCGGCTACGGGCCCTCGGCTACCGGCCGGCCATCTCGTTCGAGCGGGGTCTGGCGGACACGGTCCGCTGGTACACCGACAACCCGGACTGGTGGAAGGCGGCCACGGCTCAGCGAGGCGGGGAGAACGCATGA
- a CDS encoding glucose-1-phosphate thymidylyltransferase, which translates to MKALVLAGGSGTRLRPITHTSAKQLVPVANKPVLFYGLEAIAAAGIREIGIVVGDTQAEIEAAVGDGSAFGLQVTYLRQHAPLGLAHAVLIARDYLGDDDFVMYLGDNFIVGGIRDIVGRFVHDRPSAQIMLTQVGDPRQFGVAELDAGGRVVGLEEKPAHPKSDLALVGVYLFTPAVHEAVAELKPSWRGELEITDAIQWLIQEGHGVESTVISGYWKDTGNVTDMLEVNRLVLESLDGRVNGRVDGASELIGRVVVEPGAVVERSRIVGPAIIGAGARILDSYVGPFTSIAADCVISASEIEYSIVLPRSSISGVSRIEASLIGHDVEVTPAPTTPRAHRLVLGDHSKVQISS; encoded by the coding sequence GTGAAAGCACTCGTGCTCGCGGGGGGATCAGGCACCCGGCTCCGGCCGATCACCCACACCTCCGCGAAGCAGCTCGTCCCGGTGGCCAACAAGCCTGTGCTCTTCTACGGGCTCGAGGCCATCGCGGCCGCCGGGATCCGGGAGATCGGAATCGTCGTGGGCGACACGCAGGCCGAGATCGAGGCGGCCGTCGGCGACGGCTCCGCGTTCGGCCTGCAGGTCACCTATCTCCGCCAGCACGCCCCGCTCGGGCTCGCCCACGCGGTGCTGATCGCCCGCGACTACCTCGGCGACGACGACTTCGTCATGTATCTCGGCGACAACTTCATCGTCGGCGGCATCCGCGACATCGTCGGCCGGTTCGTCCATGACCGGCCGTCCGCCCAGATCATGCTCACCCAGGTCGGCGACCCCCGGCAGTTCGGCGTCGCCGAGCTCGACGCCGGAGGCCGCGTGGTCGGGCTGGAGGAGAAGCCCGCCCATCCCAAGAGCGATCTCGCACTCGTCGGCGTCTACCTGTTCACCCCCGCCGTCCACGAGGCGGTGGCCGAGCTCAAACCGTCGTGGCGGGGGGAGCTGGAGATCACCGACGCGATCCAGTGGCTGATCCAGGAAGGGCACGGGGTCGAGTCCACCGTCATATCCGGTTACTGGAAGGACACCGGGAATGTCACCGACATGCTTGAGGTCAACCGGCTGGTCCTGGAGTCCCTGGACGGCCGCGTCAACGGCCGGGTGGACGGCGCCAGCGAGCTGATCGGCCGGGTGGTCGTCGAGCCGGGCGCCGTGGTCGAGCGCTCCCGCATCGTCGGCCCGGCGATCATCGGCGCCGGAGCCCGGATCCTGGACAGCTACGTCGGCCCCTTCACCTCCATCGCGGCCGACTGCGTGATCAGCGCCAGTGAGATCGAATACTCGATCGTGCTGCCCCGGTCCTCGATCTCCGGAGTGTCCCGCATCGAGGCCTCGCTCATCGGCCACGACGTCGAGGTCACCCCCGCCCCCACCACCCCCAGAGCCCACCGCCTCGTGCTGGGCGATCACAGCAAGGTCCAGATAAGTTCATGA
- a CDS encoding DMT family transporter, with protein sequence MKLAVVAAAVLWGTAGTAGLLVAGVDPVSLAAARLVIGGLVIAVATGPAIRSLPRKGLLLPAAVAVAAYQLCFFASVGRTGVAVGTVVAIGSGPVFTGLLSWLLDRVPPTRRWAGATAVAITGCAALIGGGGEARLDGILLALLGGLLYAFYAVTAARMIGAGAPSDAVMGAMFGGAGIVMLPVLLWTGTAWLAGPRGLLTALYLGCATTALAYILYGRGLRTTPVATAATLALAEPAVAALLGVVVLGERLTPTSVAGLALLGASLAVVALPERRRSRRAAAAAIESSA encoded by the coding sequence ATGAAGCTCGCCGTCGTCGCAGCCGCCGTGCTCTGGGGCACCGCCGGCACCGCCGGACTGCTCGTCGCCGGTGTCGATCCCGTCTCCCTGGCCGCCGCCCGTCTGGTGATCGGCGGCCTGGTGATCGCGGTCGCCACCGGGCCGGCCATCAGGTCCCTGCCGCGCAAGGGCCTGCTCCTGCCGGCCGCGGTGGCCGTGGCCGCCTACCAGCTCTGCTTCTTCGCCTCGGTCGGCCGGACCGGGGTGGCCGTCGGCACCGTGGTCGCCATCGGCAGCGGTCCCGTCTTCACCGGCCTGCTCTCCTGGCTGCTCGACCGGGTGCCCCCCACCCGGCGCTGGGCCGGGGCGACCGCGGTGGCGATCACGGGCTGCGCCGCGCTGATCGGCGGGGGAGGTGAGGCACGGCTGGACGGGATCCTGCTCGCGCTGCTCGGCGGCCTGCTCTACGCGTTCTACGCGGTGACGGCGGCCCGGATGATCGGCGCGGGGGCTCCCTCCGACGCGGTGATGGGCGCGATGTTCGGCGGGGCCGGGATCGTGATGCTCCCCGTCCTGCTGTGGACGGGCACCGCCTGGCTCGCCGGTCCGCGCGGCCTGCTCACCGCCCTCTACCTCGGCTGCGCCACCACCGCGCTGGCCTACATCCTCTACGGCAGGGGCCTGCGCACCACCCCCGTCGCGACCGCCGCCACCCTCGCCCTGGCCGAGCCCGCGGTGGCCGCGCTACTCGGTGTCGTGGTGCTCGGCGAACGGCTCACGCCCACCTCGGTCGCGGGACTGGCGCTGCTGGGCGCGAGCCTGGCCGTGGTGGCCCTCCCCGAACGCCGCCGGAGCCGCCGGGCCGCGGCCGCGGCAATAGAGTCATCGGCGTGA
- a CDS encoding sugar transferase: protein MRVGTEGPAIALLNNRSVRTAPSIWTRSYARILLAGDLACAVIACESVLGVRLWFGAYIPGTEALLGLGLALAWPFSLAVGGAYRKRAHGEGTEEFRAVFDGGVGLTAAVAIGAYATQTTIARSFVMAMFPLALILTVIFRYRMRKRLHRRRSSGEYMRQVVAVGHRESVLDLVMQLRRQPHHGMTVVAACLPAGPELVDVDGVPVLGGFADVADVVTEVGADTVAVLACPELDGAALRRIAWGLEDARTDLFVAPALMDVAGPRISIRPVAGMPLLHVEHPEFDGAKHLAKSLFDRVGAGLALLALAVPMLVITVLIRLTSSGPALFRQVRVGKGGREFKVVKFRTMVNDAERLKIGLQRSNEFDGVLFKMRNDPRITRVGAFLRRYSLDELPQLLNVLHGEMSLVGPRPPLPEEVKQYGEDVRRRLVVRPGMTGLWQVSGRSDLTWEESVRLDLRYVENWSLFLDLQILWKTWSAVTGGEGAY, encoded by the coding sequence ATGAGGGTGGGGACAGAGGGGCCCGCTATCGCGCTCCTCAACAACAGATCGGTACGCACCGCTCCGAGCATCTGGACACGTTCCTATGCGCGGATCCTGCTGGCAGGAGACCTCGCGTGTGCGGTGATCGCCTGTGAGTCGGTCCTGGGAGTCCGGCTCTGGTTCGGTGCCTACATTCCGGGAACGGAGGCGTTGCTGGGGCTCGGTCTCGCCCTGGCGTGGCCGTTCTCGCTGGCGGTGGGAGGCGCTTATCGCAAGCGCGCCCACGGAGAGGGGACGGAGGAGTTCCGGGCGGTTTTCGACGGAGGGGTCGGTCTGACGGCCGCTGTCGCGATCGGGGCATACGCCACACAGACCACCATCGCTCGTAGTTTCGTGATGGCGATGTTCCCGCTGGCCCTCATTCTCACGGTCATCTTCCGATACCGGATGCGCAAGCGGCTGCACCGGCGCCGGTCCTCCGGCGAGTACATGCGCCAGGTGGTCGCCGTCGGGCACCGGGAGTCGGTGCTGGATCTGGTGATGCAGCTCCGGCGGCAGCCGCACCACGGCATGACGGTGGTCGCGGCATGCCTGCCGGCGGGGCCCGAGCTCGTCGACGTCGACGGAGTCCCGGTGCTCGGCGGCTTCGCCGATGTCGCCGACGTGGTGACCGAGGTCGGCGCCGACACCGTCGCCGTCCTGGCCTGCCCCGAGCTGGACGGCGCCGCGCTGCGCCGGATCGCCTGGGGGCTGGAGGACGCCCGCACCGACCTGTTCGTCGCGCCCGCGCTCATGGACGTGGCCGGTCCGCGCATCAGCATCCGGCCGGTGGCGGGAATGCCGCTGCTCCACGTCGAGCACCCCGAGTTCGACGGTGCCAAACACCTCGCCAAGAGCCTGTTCGACAGGGTCGGCGCGGGGCTGGCCCTGCTGGCGCTGGCCGTGCCCATGCTGGTCATCACCGTGCTGATCCGCCTGACCAGCTCGGGGCCGGCACTGTTCCGGCAGGTCAGAGTGGGCAAGGGCGGGCGGGAGTTCAAGGTCGTGAAGTTCCGCACCATGGTCAACGACGCGGAACGACTCAAGATCGGCCTTCAGCGGAGCAACGAGTTCGACGGCGTCCTCTTCAAAATGAGGAACGATCCAAGAATCACCCGCGTGGGCGCCTTCCTCCGCCGGTACTCCCTCGACGAGCTGCCACAGCTGCTCAACGTGCTCCACGGGGAGATGTCCCTCGTCGGGCCACGGCCACCGCTGCCCGAGGAGGTCAAGCAGTACGGCGAGGACGTGCGCCGCCGTCTGGTCGTCAGACCCGGCATGACCGGTCTGTGGCAGGTGAGCGGCCGCTCCGATCTGACCTGGGAGGAGTCGGTCCGCCTCGACCTGCGCTACGTCGAGAACTGGTCGCTCTTCCTGGACCTGCAGATCCTCTGGAAAACCTGGAGCGCCGTCACCGGCGGAGAAGGGGCTTACTAG
- a CDS encoding sensor histidine kinase, with the protein MAIWAFAASLTFQGGKELLRARDGYEHGIVPTRALTTALQHERLLSLSVLGDPTASRAELGAQRVRTNTARAELERKASLLQGGTTPAVWNRLHQLMSATERLAEVRNGVDARTADRIQTLDGYATMIESAFKVYDKIPTYSDSSQTDQTRAVVLVGRSREMLSQQAALIAGAVAEGSMSIEERTRFGELVTGRRLLYSMGFDLFDEEFQRLYRSLQGSAAYASFERIEDAVATADRPNPSWATVAAKLSDTFDTFGGDVSKGITERSETLATGILVRIGVAGGLGLLAVAVSIFISVRFGRRMSAELVGLEQVALHLANERLPDVVERLHRGEDVCSEAEELNYGTITEIVNVGRAFTSVQRTAVEAAAGQAQMRKSVNKVFVNLARRSQSLLHRQLTMLEAMEQRASDPETLDDLFGLDHLTTRMRRHSEGLIILSGAVPGRGWRTPVTIYDVVRAAVEEVEDYQRVTVNVPRGPCLAGTVVTDVIHLVAELVENAAVFSPPHTMVNVHGEMVARGYVIEVEDRGLGITSTEMARLNELLAGPPQFDLAGSDRLGLFVVTQLAARHDIRVSLRPSPFGGTTAIVLLPGELVVQAPEPQVTHSAEVEWIATGSGLPKRVRQAVPERRAVPAEAPQPAPVTGSVMTSFRDGWRRAEQEGGTR; encoded by the coding sequence GTGGCAATTTGGGCATTTGCGGCATCCCTTACCTTTCAGGGCGGCAAGGAACTGCTCCGGGCCCGCGATGGTTACGAGCACGGCATCGTCCCCACCCGGGCGCTGACCACCGCGCTCCAGCACGAACGGCTGCTGTCCCTGTCCGTCCTGGGCGACCCCACCGCCTCGCGCGCCGAACTCGGCGCCCAGCGGGTCCGGACGAACACCGCGCGAGCGGAGCTGGAGCGGAAGGCCTCCCTGCTCCAGGGCGGCACGACCCCGGCCGTGTGGAACCGCCTGCACCAGTTGATGAGCGCAACGGAACGGCTGGCCGAGGTGCGGAACGGGGTGGACGCCCGCACCGCCGACCGGATACAGACCCTCGACGGCTACGCCACGATGATCGAGTCGGCCTTCAAGGTCTACGACAAGATCCCGACGTATTCGGACAGCAGCCAGACCGACCAGACCCGCGCCGTCGTCCTGGTGGGGCGCAGCCGGGAGATGCTCAGCCAGCAGGCCGCACTGATCGCCGGTGCCGTGGCCGAGGGCAGCATGAGCATCGAGGAACGTACCAGGTTCGGTGAGCTCGTCACCGGCCGCAGGCTGCTCTACTCCATGGGGTTCGACCTGTTCGACGAGGAGTTCCAGAGGCTCTACCGGAGTCTGCAGGGCTCCGCCGCCTACGCCTCGTTCGAGCGGATCGAAGACGCCGTCGCCACCGCGGACAGGCCGAACCCCTCCTGGGCGACGGTCGCGGCGAAGCTCTCCGACACCTTCGACACGTTCGGCGGAGACGTCAGCAAGGGCATCACCGAACGGTCCGAGACGCTCGCCACCGGCATCCTGGTCCGGATCGGCGTCGCCGGCGGGCTCGGCCTGCTCGCGGTCGCGGTGTCCATCTTCATCTCGGTGCGGTTCGGCCGCCGGATGAGCGCCGAGCTCGTCGGCCTGGAGCAGGTAGCCCTCCACCTGGCGAACGAACGGCTGCCGGACGTCGTCGAGCGGCTCCACCGGGGCGAGGACGTCTGCTCCGAGGCCGAGGAGCTGAACTACGGCACCATCACCGAGATCGTGAACGTCGGCAGGGCGTTCACCTCCGTCCAGCGGACCGCCGTCGAGGCGGCCGCCGGCCAGGCCCAGATGCGCAAGAGCGTCAACAAGGTCTTCGTGAACCTGGCCAGGCGCAGCCAGTCGCTCCTGCACCGCCAGCTCACCATGCTCGAGGCGATGGAACAGCGGGCCAGCGACCCGGAGACCCTCGACGACCTGTTCGGCCTCGACCACCTGACCACCCGCATGCGACGCCACTCCGAGGGACTGATCATCCTGTCCGGCGCGGTCCCCGGGCGGGGCTGGCGGACACCCGTCACGATCTACGACGTGGTCCGCGCCGCCGTCGAGGAGGTGGAGGACTACCAGCGCGTGACGGTGAACGTGCCCCGGGGCCCCTGCCTGGCCGGCACGGTCGTGACCGACGTCATCCACCTCGTGGCCGAGCTGGTGGAGAACGCCGCCGTGTTCTCGCCCCCGCACACGATGGTGAACGTCCACGGCGAGATGGTGGCCAGGGGCTACGTCATCGAGGTGGAGGACCGTGGACTCGGCATCACCTCGACCGAGATGGCCCGGCTCAACGAGCTGCTGGCCGGCCCCCCGCAGTTCGACCTGGCGGGCAGTGACCGGCTCGGCCTGTTCGTCGTGACGCAGCTCGCCGCCCGGCACGACATCCGCGTGTCGCTGCGCCCCTCCCCCTTCGGCGGCACCACGGCGATCGTCCTCCTGCCGGGCGAGCTGGTGGTCCAGGCACCCGAGCCGCAGGTCACCCACTCGGCCGAGGTCGAGTGGATCGCCACCGGCAGCGGGCTTCCCAAGCGTGTACGGCAGGCCGTGCCCGAGCGGCGGGCCGTACCGGCCGAGGCGCCGCAGCCGGCCCCGGTCACGGGCAGCGTGATGACGTCGTTCCGCGACGGATGGCGCCGTGCGGAACAGGAGGGCGGGACGCGATGA
- a CDS encoding GNAT family N-acetyltransferase, protein MIEVELRGWRPDDAPILLDAFSSPDMAQQAARRIDTQRAALEWMGVWGFREDAQAFAVVVDGQVVGNVAVSNIDAHDTGWVSYWTSPHARGRGVAVAAVRLLTDWAFRERGLFRLELGHRLNNPASCAVATRAGFLTEGVERAKLSYEGERYDVERHARLATD, encoded by the coding sequence ATGATCGAGGTGGAACTCCGGGGCTGGCGACCCGATGACGCGCCGATCCTGCTCGACGCGTTCAGCTCTCCGGACATGGCGCAGCAGGCGGCGCGGCGGATCGACACGCAGAGGGCGGCGCTGGAGTGGATGGGGGTGTGGGGGTTCCGGGAGGACGCCCAGGCCTTCGCCGTGGTGGTGGACGGTCAGGTCGTGGGGAACGTCGCGGTGAGCAACATCGACGCGCACGACACCGGCTGGGTGTCCTACTGGACGTCACCGCACGCCAGAGGGCGTGGAGTGGCCGTGGCCGCAGTACGGCTGCTGACGGACTGGGCGTTCCGGGAGCGGGGGCTGTTCCGTCTCGAGCTGGGGCACCGGCTCAACAATCCGGCCTCCTGCGCGGTGGCGACCAGGGCCGGCTTCCTGACCGAGGGGGTCGAGCGGGCCAAGCTGAGCTACGAGGGCGAGCGATACGACGTGGAGCGGCACGCCCGCCTGGCCACCGACTGA
- a CDS encoding DUF742 domain-containing protein, which translates to MTERWLDQDAGPIVRPYTLTRGRTRTAGAPFDLIALVGTVRTPPHDLPPEHLAIMNACRMPVSVAELASETGMPVGVLRVLLGDLRESGMITVRIPAVVALPQESVLRDVLAGLKAL; encoded by the coding sequence ATGACCGAACGCTGGCTCGACCAGGACGCCGGCCCCATCGTCCGCCCCTATACGCTCACCCGCGGCCGGACCCGGACCGCGGGAGCTCCGTTCGACCTGATCGCCCTCGTGGGGACGGTCAGAACCCCGCCCCACGACCTGCCGCCCGAACACTTAGCGATCATGAATGCCTGCCGCATGCCGGTCTCGGTCGCCGAGCTGGCATCGGAGACCGGCATGCCGGTCGGCGTGCTCCGCGTTCTCCTCGGCGACCTGCGGGAGTCTGGAATGATCACTGTGCGGATCCCCGCCGTCGTCGCCCTCCCCCAGGAGAGCGTGCTCCGCGATGTGCTCGCGGGGCTCAAGGCACTCTGA
- a CDS encoding helix-turn-helix domain-containing protein, with protein MRDVLYLEEIEQAEALLKPQRIEVLRQLAEPRSCTEVAALLGQTSQRVYYHVKRLVDAGLVDQVSERKVRGIHEGVYQASARAYWMSPRLVGRLGLRKAQDEMSLGYLLDLMEEVQADIAALDRTAPELPSVGVSGEIHVSPERRQEFLSELQSVLQDLFTRYGGAEGDAFKLAVACYPKGENR; from the coding sequence ATGAGAGACGTCCTGTACCTAGAAGAGATCGAGCAGGCGGAAGCCCTGCTCAAGCCCCAGCGCATCGAGGTGCTGCGACAGCTCGCCGAACCCCGGTCGTGCACCGAGGTGGCGGCCCTGCTCGGCCAGACCTCCCAGCGGGTCTACTACCACGTGAAACGCCTGGTGGACGCGGGGCTGGTGGACCAGGTGTCGGAGCGCAAGGTACGGGGGATCCACGAGGGCGTCTACCAGGCGAGTGCCCGCGCCTACTGGATGTCGCCCCGCCTCGTCGGCCGGCTCGGCCTGCGCAAGGCGCAGGACGAGATGAGCCTCGGTTACCTGCTCGACCTCATGGAGGAGGTCCAGGCCGACATCGCCGCGCTCGACCGGACAGCGCCCGAACTGCCCTCGGTGGGCGTGTCCGGCGAGATCCACGTGTCACCGGAGCGCCGCCAGGAGTTCCTCAGCGAGCTCCAGTCCGTGCTGCAGGACCTTTTCACCCGCTACGGCGGTGCGGAGGGCGACGCCTTCAAACTCGCCGTGGCCTGCTACCCCAAGGGAGAGAACCGTTGA
- a CDS encoding GntR family transcriptional regulator codes for MTTPLRPLSAVNALADALRRRVLSGEMAPGTSLPEQELSAQYGVARPTVREALAVLVNEGLLRRERHRSAQVAEVTPADLDDLMFVRRPLEDLMATTLAGRRVEEADGVLARMAALPADAPWSDAVAEHMALHQALIVAVGSPRLERLYATLAAETRLGLVRLRTVYTDREVLVAEHRDLLDAIGQGPVETARRAVAAHLDHGWGTG; via the coding sequence GTGACCACTCCGCTCCGCCCGCTCTCCGCCGTCAACGCCCTCGCCGACGCCCTGCGCCGCCGGGTGCTCTCCGGCGAGATGGCCCCGGGCACCTCGCTGCCGGAACAGGAGCTCTCCGCCCAGTACGGCGTGGCCCGGCCGACCGTGCGAGAGGCGCTGGCCGTCCTCGTGAACGAGGGCCTGCTCAGGCGCGAACGGCACCGCAGCGCCCAGGTGGCCGAGGTGACCCCGGCCGATCTGGACGACCTCATGTTCGTACGGCGCCCGCTGGAGGACCTCATGGCCACCACCCTGGCCGGACGGCGGGTCGAGGAGGCCGACGGGGTGCTGGCGCGGATGGCCGCGCTGCCGGCTGACGCCCCCTGGTCCGACGCGGTCGCCGAGCACATGGCGCTGCACCAGGCGTTGATCGTCGCGGTCGGCAGCCCCCGCCTGGAGCGGCTCTACGCCACGCTGGCCGCCGAGACCCGCCTCGGCCTGGTGCGGCTGCGGACCGTCTACACCGACAGGGAGGTGCTGGTCGCCGAGCACCGGGACCTGCTCGACGCGATCGGCCAGGGGCCGGTCGAGACCGCGAGGCGGGCCGTCGCCGCCCATCTGGACCACGGCTGGGGCACAGGCTGA